One genomic window of Candidatus Coatesbacteria bacterium includes the following:
- a CDS encoding fumarate hydratase: MRNVALSELTETVRRLCLEANYRLPGDVERALTEARAVETSPVGREVLDVIIDNSRIAREEEVPLCQDTGFTVVWLAIGTEVHFDGDPVAAVHEGVRRGYAEGYLRKSIVADPFRRKNTGDNTPAVVHLNLVPGDDVEVLVEPKGGGCENMSRIAMLKPADGVEGAREFVLRTIDEAGPNPCPPTIIGVGVGGTFELAALLAKHATVRPVGQYHPDPFYAELEKSWLEDVNKLGIGPQGLGGRTTALWLAVEPHPCHIASLPVAVNVQCHSARSKASKL, from the coding sequence ATGCGCAACGTCGCCCTAAGCGAGCTGACCGAAACCGTCCGCCGTCTGTGTCTGGAGGCCAACTACCGCTTGCCCGGCGATGTCGAGCGCGCCCTGACCGAGGCCCGCGCCGTCGAGACCTCGCCGGTGGGACGCGAGGTCCTCGACGTGATCATCGACAACAGCCGCATCGCCCGCGAAGAGGAAGTGCCCCTCTGCCAGGATACCGGCTTCACCGTCGTCTGGTTGGCGATCGGCACCGAGGTCCATTTCGACGGCGATCCCGTCGCCGCGGTACACGAGGGCGTCCGCCGCGGCTACGCCGAGGGCTACCTGCGCAAGTCCATCGTCGCCGATCCCTTCCGCCGGAAAAACACCGGCGACAACACCCCGGCCGTCGTCCACCTCAACCTGGTCCCCGGCGACGACGTCGAGGTCCTCGTCGAGCCCAAGGGCGGCGGCTGCGAGAACATGAGCCGTATCGCCATGCTCAAGCCCGCCGACGGCGTCGAGGGTGCCCGGGAGTTCGTCCTGCGCACCATCGACGAGGCCGGACCCAACCCCTGTCCACCGACGATCATCGGCGTCGGCGTCGGCGGAACCTTCGAGCTGGCCGCCCTGCTGGCCAAGCACGCCACGGTGCGCCCCGTCGGTCAGTATCACCCCGACCCCTTCTACGCCGAGCTGGAGAAGAGCTGGCTCGAAGACGTCAACAAGCTGGGCATCGGACCCCAGGGCCTGGGCGGCCGCACCACCGCCCTCTGGCTGGCCGTCGAACCCCACCCCTGCCACATCGCCAGCCTGCCCGTCGCCGTCAACGTCCAGTGCCACTCGGCGCGCAGCAAGGCGTCCAAACTGTAA
- a CDS encoding phosphotransferase: MKRPRPRPLHPSKWLIYPSYRPILPPNGRSGLQAIRSIQMGNLTARSGEWSVTPVGRTALEQSLSRELKLNLSIVNLVFQPGETWSTTAAHGMDFGFHPRRAHLRTRLGREGERQIDLFFKIPWDKEVESYILGRRLGLRHQPRLVTTAVELSSPVGENYQAMVYFYHPGESLAATPPNGEDWRLPDGLLDDIANLHASTCDAADSYVQRGYPVETAADFKKRCALLEVDGFFSLPYLEQRRGELEPLLGRAVSRLDEAVDQAFASGTTVVHGDLTPYNVIIGADDEPNLIVDWGDFGVICPTADLAPCLAWDQLETYRELAKGHNPRWEPPGESDLAAMRLIHACENLARAARGWREQAPWLFERETEDDQLQHWLERIEDALERLE, from the coding sequence ATGAAGCGGCCGCGTCCACGACCGCTTCATCCTTCAAAGTGGTTAATCTACCCTTCCTATCGACCGATTCTCCCCCCCAACGGGCGGAGTGGTCTACAAGCAATCCGGAGTATACAGATGGGTAACCTCACCGCTCGCTCCGGCGAGTGGTCCGTGACCCCGGTGGGTCGGACCGCACTGGAGCAGTCGCTGTCGCGTGAACTCAAGCTCAATCTCTCGATCGTCAACCTCGTCTTCCAGCCCGGCGAGACCTGGTCGACCACGGCGGCCCACGGGATGGATTTCGGTTTCCACCCCCGCCGGGCCCACCTGCGCACCCGCCTCGGCCGGGAGGGCGAACGCCAGATCGACCTGTTCTTCAAGATCCCTTGGGACAAGGAAGTCGAGAGCTACATCCTCGGCCGCCGCCTGGGGCTGCGTCACCAGCCCCGCTTGGTGACCACCGCCGTCGAGCTCAGCTCGCCGGTGGGGGAGAACTATCAGGCGATGGTCTACTTCTACCACCCCGGGGAATCCCTGGCCGCCACGCCGCCCAACGGCGAGGATTGGCGGTTGCCCGACGGCCTGCTCGACGACATCGCCAACCTCCACGCTTCGACCTGCGACGCCGCCGACAGCTACGTTCAGCGCGGCTACCCCGTCGAGACCGCGGCCGACTTCAAGAAGCGCTGCGCCCTGCTGGAGGTCGACGGCTTCTTCAGCCTGCCCTACCTCGAACAGCGTCGCGGCGAGCTGGAGCCCCTGCTGGGGCGGGCTGTCAGCCGTCTCGACGAGGCGGTCGATCAAGCCTTCGCCAGCGGGACCACCGTCGTCCACGGCGATTTGACGCCCTACAACGTCATCATCGGCGCCGACGATGAGCCCAACCTCATCGTCGACTGGGGCGACTTCGGCGTCATCTGCCCCACCGCGGACCTCGCACCCTGCCTGGCCTGGGATCAACTCGAGACCTACCGGGAACTGGCCAAGGGCCACAACCCGCGCTGGGAACCCCCCGGCGAGAGCGATCTGGCAGCCATGCGGTTGATCCACGCCTGCGAGAACCTGGCCCGGGCCGCCCGGGGCTGGCGGGAACAGGCTCCCTGGCTATTCGAGCGCGAAACCGAGGACGATCAACTTCAGCATTGGCTCGAGCGTATCGAAGACGCCCTCGAACGCCTGGAGTGA
- a CDS encoding YihY family inner membrane protein: protein MPAARRPPRPAPRPGRFQPPAAESRPGRRRGLQHRRHPARRRRRRQGRPGDPGRSPRRRRPRRPGLLPRRRGNRRRPPGPRNRRRPPEKRRPAGRRPADPRPPPRPRPPPRTAPRERRIVSPKTLAQRLKLLHRRYLRRAAAWCWERLKNLGRFLRDVGERHIKTHNGPLTAAGIAFYLGVTLVPLVLLGSSAAGYILGSDERAVEAVTDTVVRLIPHGEVLIRGLLERTVANRAEVGIIGLVAMLWITSGVTSALRRGIDNIWGGVARKRRWWEGPLIALAMLIGILVFFLGGTWLTGLFAHVATTDWTLWGMELAAVKGLARLVMVLAPFLLSLLFFFLVYRLVPTTLVRSRSALVGAGVAAVGFEGAKLLFSFYIAHITRPALYYGVLAGLVVVFLWAYYAAHILLVGAEVARRFDEGPPEKK, encoded by the coding sequence GTGCCTGCTGCCCGCCGTCCACCCCGACCTGCTCCCCGCCCTGGGCGATTTCAACCCCCTGCCGCCGAGAGCCGCCCTGGGCGTCGTCGAGGCCTTCAACATCGCCGGCACCCTGCGCGCCGCCGACGCCGCCGCCAAGGCCGCCCCGGTGACCCTGGTCGAAGTCCGCGTCGCCGTCGGCCTCGGCGGCCGGGGCTACTTCCTCGTCGCCGGGGAAACCGCCGCCGCCCGCCAGGCCCTCGAAACCGCCGCCGCCCACCTGAAAAGCGACGGCCTGCTGGTCGACGCCCGGCTGATCCCCGCCCCCCACCCCGACCTCGTCCGCCGCCTCGAACTGCGCCCCGGGAACGACGTATCGTGAGCCCCAAAACCCTCGCCCAGCGACTCAAGTTACTTCATCGACGCTATCTGCGCCGGGCCGCCGCCTGGTGCTGGGAACGCCTCAAGAACCTCGGACGCTTCCTGCGCGACGTCGGCGAACGGCACATCAAGACCCACAACGGCCCCCTGACCGCCGCCGGCATCGCCTTCTACCTCGGGGTCACCCTCGTCCCCCTGGTGCTGCTGGGCTCCAGCGCCGCCGGTTACATCCTCGGCTCCGACGAGCGCGCCGTCGAGGCCGTCACCGACACCGTCGTCCGCTTGATCCCCCACGGCGAGGTGCTGATCCGCGGCCTCCTCGAACGCACCGTCGCCAACCGCGCCGAGGTCGGCATCATCGGCCTGGTCGCCATGCTGTGGATCACCAGCGGGGTGACCAGCGCCCTGCGCCGGGGCATCGACAACATCTGGGGCGGCGTGGCCCGCAAACGCCGCTGGTGGGAAGGCCCCCTGATAGCCCTGGCCATGCTCATCGGCATCCTGGTCTTCTTCCTCGGCGGAACCTGGCTGACCGGTCTGTTCGCCCACGTGGCCACCACCGACTGGACGCTGTGGGGCATGGAGCTGGCCGCCGTCAAGGGACTGGCCCGCCTGGTGATGGTCCTGGCCCCCTTCCTGCTGTCCCTGCTGTTCTTCTTCCTCGTCTACCGCCTGGTCCCCACCACCCTCGTGCGCAGCCGCTCGGCCCTCGTCGGCGCCGGCGTCGCCGCCGTCGGCTTCGAAGGCGCCAAGCTGCTGTTCAGCTTCTACATCGCCCACATCACCCGGCCCGCCCTCTACTACGGCGTGCTGGCCGGACTGGTGGTCGTCTTCCTCTGGGCCTACTACGCCGCCCACATCCTCCTCGTCGGCGCCGAAGTCGCTCGACGCTTCGACGAAGGACCGCCGGAAAAAAAATAA
- a CDS encoding BMC domain-containing protein gives MTTAVGLLELYSVARGLDAADAGCKSAAAELVLARPFCAGKFAALWSGEVAAVRAALTAGARVGAHLVVGECLLPAVHPDLLPALGDFNPLPPRAALGVVEAFNIAGTLRAADAAAKAAPVTLVEVRVAVGLGGRGYFLVAGETAAARQALETAAAHLKSDGLLVDARLIPAPHPDLVRRLELRPGNDVS, from the coding sequence GGGGGCTGGACGCCGCCGACGCCGGCTGCAAGTCCGCCGCCGCCGAGCTGGTCCTGGCCCGTCCCTTCTGCGCCGGCAAGTTCGCCGCCCTCTGGAGCGGCGAGGTCGCCGCCGTCCGCGCCGCCCTGACCGCCGGAGCCCGCGTCGGCGCCCACCTCGTCGTCGGCGAGTGCCTGCTGCCCGCCGTCCACCCCGACCTGCTCCCCGCCCTGGGCGATTTCAACCCCCTGCCGCCGAGAGCCGCCCTGGGCGTCGTCGAGGCCTTCAACATCGCCGGCACCCTGCGCGCCGCCGACGCCGCCGCCAAGGCCGCCCCGGTGACCCTGGTCGAAGTCCGCGTCGCCGTCGGCCTCGGCGGCCGGGGCTACTTCCTCGTCGCCGGGGAAACCGCCGCCGCCCGCCAGGCCCTCGAAACCGCCGCCGCCCACCTGAAAAGCGACGGCCTGCTGGTCGACGCCCGGCTGATCCCCGCCCCCCACCCCGACCTCGTCCGCCGCCTCGAACTGCGCCCCGGGAACGACGTATCGTGA
- a CDS encoding carboxymuconolactone decarboxylase family protein, producing MSRTPEKFAAERERLTRLLLEHGGRVTKRFINLDGAAYRAGALSAGFKELLGLTASAVLRCDDCIAYHLGRCREEGLSTAVIVEALEVALVVGGSIVIPHYRRALEYWERLGGSEA from the coding sequence ATGAGCCGAACACCAGAGAAGTTCGCCGCCGAGCGGGAGCGTTTGACGCGATTGCTGCTCGAGCACGGCGGACGGGTCACCAAGCGTTTCATCAACCTTGACGGGGCCGCCTATCGCGCTGGTGCGCTGAGCGCGGGCTTCAAGGAACTCCTCGGCCTGACGGCGTCGGCGGTGTTGCGTTGCGACGACTGCATCGCCTACCATCTCGGACGCTGCCGTGAGGAGGGTTTGTCGACGGCGGTGATCGTCGAGGCCCTCGAGGTGGCTCTGGTGGTGGGGGGGTCGATCGTCATCCCCCACTACCGGCGAGCGCTGGAGTATTGGGAACGTCTCGGGGGGTCTGAAGCGTAA